GGTCCTTGTCGTGACGGCCGCGGCCGTCCTCGTCTCGACGATGATGAGCAGCCGGGCCGACGTGGCCACCGAGCTGCGGATGGGTGAGGAGACGTGAGCGTGAGGGACCTGACCGGCGAGCCGGACATCCTCTGCCAGGGGCTGGTACGCATCTTCTCCACCGAGGGCGTCGAGGTGCAGGCCCTCCAGGGGCTCGACCTGCGGGTCGACCGGGGCGACGTCGTCGCCATCGTCGGGGCCTCCGGCTCGGGGAAGTCGACGCTGCTCACCATCCTGTCCGGGCTGGACCGGCCGACCGGCGGCACCGCCGTCGTCGCCGGGACGGACCTCGCGACGATGAGCCGGGCCGACCGCGTGCACTACCAGCGCCACACCGTCGGCTTCGTGTGGCAGCAGACCTCGCGCAACCTCCTGCCCTACCTCACCGCCGCCGAGAACATCGCCGTCCCGCTCGTCCTGTCCGGCGCCAAGGCCCGCGCGGAGCGCGTGGAGGAGCTGCTCGAGCTGCTCGGCATCGAGCACTGCCGCGACCGTCGGCCCGAGCAGCTGAGCGGCGGTGAGCAGCAGCGCACCGCGATCGCCGTCGCCCTGGCCAACTCACCGCGCGTGCTGCTCGCCGACGAGCCCACCGGCGAGCTCGACGACGCGACGAGCGCCGAGGTCCTCGAGGCGCTGCGCGGCGCCTCCGAGCGGCTCGGTGTCACCGTCCTCATCGTCACCCACGACCCCACCGTCTCCGAGCACGTGCGCCGCACGGTGCAGATCCGCGACGGCCGCACCGCAACCGAGGTGCTGCGGCGCACCGAGCGCGACGACTCCGGCGCGGAGGTCCACGTCGCGGAGGAGTTCGCGGTGCTCGACCGGGCAGGGCGCCTCCAGCTCCCCGAGGAGTTCGTCAGCGCACTCGACCTGCGCGAGCGGGTGCGCCTGGCGCTGGAGCCCGACCACGTCGGCGTCTGGCCCGACGGGTCGTCGCGGACGAGTCCGCCGACTGCCAGTGGCCGGGCCGGCCACGAGGAGGAGCGCACCGATGCCTGAGACGCTGCTGACCGCCGACCGGGTGAGCCGGGTGTTCACCACCGGCGCCGGGGACGTCCACGCCCTCACCGACGTGAGCATGGCGGTGACGAAGGGGGAGCTCGTCGTCGTGCGCGGGCCCTCCGGCTCCGGCAAGACGACGCTGCTCAACCTGCTCGGCGGGCTCGACCGGCCGACGAGCGGACGGGTGCTCCTCGGTGACGGCCGGGAGCTGTCCGCGCTGCCGGAGAAGGAGGTGCTCGCCGTGCGGCGCTCCCGGATGGGGTACGTCTTCCAGTCCTTCGGTCTCATCCCGGTCCTGTCCGCCGCGGAGAACGTCGAGATCCCGCTGCGGCTGCTCGAGGCGGAGCCGGCGGAACGGGAGACGCGGGTGGCCGCGGCGCTCGACCTCGTCGGCCTGGCGGGGCACGCCCGGCAGCGGCCCTACGAGCTGTCCGGCGGGCAGCAGCAGCGGGTCGGCATCGCCCGGGCGCTCGTGGCCGAGCCGGACATCCTCATCGCCGACGAGCCCACCGGCCAGCTCGACTCCGCGACCGCCGCGACGATCATGGACCTCATCTCCGAGCTCACCCACGCCCGCGGCCTCGCCGCCGTCGTCTCCACCCACGACCCGGTGCTCATGGCCCGCGCCGACCGCGTCGTCGAGCTCCACGACGGCGCCCTCCTCACCCCCGCCTGACCCCCAACTCCCTCTGGGACGCCCCCTGGCGCCCGAGGACGCCCCGGGCGCGGGGCCGTGGCTCCGCAAAGGGGTGTCCCAGACAAGGGGTCCGGAGGCGGCGCGCCTGACCCCCAACTCCCTCTGGGACGCCCCCTGGCGCCCGGGGACGCCCCGTGCGCGGGGCCCTGGGTCCGCAAAGGGGTGTCCCAGAGGAGGGGTGCGTTCGCGCGCCGACTGACGGTGCTCCCCGGGGCTGGCCCGCGCTGCTGGGATCCACGGACGGGCGGCGCTCGCGGACGGGCCGAGCCACGCGTCGGGCACCGTGCCCCGATGGGACTCGTGCTGGACCCGCCGGAGCTGCCGCCGATCGTCGTGACCTCCGGTCTCGACGCCAAGGCCGTGCGCGCGATGGTGCGCGCGGGCGGCTTCGACCGGGTGCGTCGTGGCGCGCTCACCCCGCGCGCCGAAGGCGGGTGGCAGGCGCAGGAGCGTGAGGCGCTCGCCCGGATCGCGGCGGTGAGCCGCAAGCTGACGAACGGCGCTGTCGTCAGCCACTCGTCCGCGGCGCTGCTCCACGGGCTGTGGCTCTACCGGGTGCCCACCGTCGTCCACGTCACGCAGCGCGCACGGGCGAACGGGCACGGCGCACCGGACCTCCGCCGTCACCGCGGGCCCTTCGGCGACTCCTCGGTGACCGTGGTCCACGGCATCCGCGTCTCGACGATCGAGCGCACCGTCGTCGAGTGCGCGCGCACGATGCACCCGCGCGACGCGCTCGTCGTCGCCGACTCCGCCCTGCGCGCGCTCGTCCGCCCCGACCGGGTCGACCGGGAGCCCGTCGCGGATCACGTGGCCGAGCTGAGAACGCGCCTCACCGAGATGGTGGGGCACGGGCGAGGCCACGGACGACGGCGGGCGCGGGCCGTCATCGCCGCGGCCGACCCGTTCGCGGAGTCACCGATGGAGAGCGTCGTGCGGTGGGTGGCCGTCTCGCGCGGTCTGCCGACGCCGACCGTGCAGCTGGAGGTCCGCACCCGCGGCGGGACGTTCTACGCGGACCTCGGCTGGGAGTGGACCGAGCAGCGGCCGGACGGGTCGCGGGTGGTCGTCCTCCGGGTGCTCGTGGAGTACGACGGCGAGCTCAAGTACCTGCCGGAGCTCGGCCTGGTCCGCAGCCACGCCGAGGCCTCCGCCGCGCTCGTCGCCGAGAAGCGGCGCGAGGACCTCGTCCGGGAGGACGGCGTGACGCGGGTCCTGCGCGTCACCCGCGCGGACCTGCGCGACCCCGACGCGCTGGCGGCCCGCCTCGTCGCTGCGCTCCCGGCCTCCGTCCGCCGGACGCTGGACCCGGTGCCCGAGCTCGTCGTCCCGCCCCGCACCCGCCTCGTCTGAGGCGTCCGGCCAGCTCGCCCGCGCCGTCGTCGTCGTCCTCCCGCCGTCTGGGACACCCTTCTGCAGGCGTCGAGCCCCGTGCAGGGGGCGTCCCCGGGCGCCAAGGGGCGTCCCAGAGGGGGAGGGGGGCGGGGTGGTCGCCGGGCGGCGGGGGCCGGCGCGGCCCCTCTGGGACGCACGTTTGCGGGCCTACGGCCCTGGGCAGGGGGTGTCCCCGGGCGCCAGGGGGCGTCCCAGAGGAGGGGGCGTGCTGTGGGACACATCTCGGCGCCCTGGGCGCGGCGGCTTGCGGGGAGTAGAATTTATCGGCGGCACTCGATCATCGGGTGCCCTCTCTTCGCCCGACAGCCTTCTGGCTCAGCGTGACCAACGCGCGGGCGCCCCAGCCTCGAGGAGCTCCGCGTATGCCCGTCCGCACTGACCTGCGTAATGTCGCGATCGTCGCCCACGTCGACCACGGTAAGACCACCATGGTCGACGCCATGCTCTGGATGTCGGGCGCTTTCGGTGACCACCAGCACGTCGACGAGCGGGCGATGGACTCCGGTGACCTCGAGCGCGAGAAGGGCATCACCATTCTCGCGAAGAACACCACGGTGCACTACACCGGGCCCGCCGCCGCCGCACAGGGCGCCCCCGACGGCGTGACGATCAACGTCATCGACACCCCCGGCCACGCCGACTTCGGTGGTGAGGTCGAGCGCGGCCTGTCCATGGTCGACGGCGTCGTCCTCCTCGTCGACGCGAGCGAGGGCCCGCTGCCCCAGACCCGCTTCGTCCTGCGCAAGGCGCTCGCGGCGAAGCTGCCGGTCATCGTCGTCGTCAACAAGGTCGACCGGCCCGACGCGCGGATCGCCGCCGTCGTCGCCGAGACGACCGACCTCCTCCTCGGCCTCGCGGGCGACCTCGCCGACGAGGTCCCGGACCTCGACCTCGACGCCGTCCTCGACGTGCCCGTCGTCTACGCCTCCGCCAAGGCGCGCCGCGCCTCCCTCGAGCAGCCCGCCGACGGCGCGCTGCCGGACAACCGCGACCTCGAGCCGCTCTTCGAGACGATCCTCGCGACGATCCCCGCCCCCACGTACGAGGCGGACGCGCCGCTGCAGGCGCACGTGACCAACCTCGACGCCTCCCCGTTCCTCGGCCGCCTCGCGCTCCTGCGCATCCACAACGGCGAGCTGCGCAAGGGCCAGAGCGTGGGCTGGGCCCGCCGCGACGGCACCGTCAAGCCCGTGCGCATCTCCGAGCTCCTGCGTACCGTCGCCCTCGATCGCGTCCCGACCGAGGTCGCCCACGCCGGTGACATCGTCGCCGTCGCCGGCATCGAGGAGATCACCATCGGTGAGTCGCTCGTCGACCTCGAGGACCCGCGCCCGCTGCCGCTCATCACGGTCGACGACCCCGCGATCTCGATGACCATAGGCATCAACACCTCCCCGCTCGCCGGCAAGGTCAAGGGAGCCAAGGTCACCGCGCGTCAGGTCAAGGACCGTCTCGACCGCGAGCTCATCGGCAACGTCTCCCTCAAGAT
Above is a genomic segment from Georgenia wutianyii containing:
- a CDS encoding ABC transporter ATP-binding protein is translated as MPETLLTADRVSRVFTTGAGDVHALTDVSMAVTKGELVVVRGPSGSGKTTLLNLLGGLDRPTSGRVLLGDGRELSALPEKEVLAVRRSRMGYVFQSFGLIPVLSAAENVEIPLRLLEAEPAERETRVAAALDLVGLAGHARQRPYELSGGQQQRVGIARALVAEPDILIADEPTGQLDSATAATIMDLISELTHARGLAAVVSTHDPVLMARADRVVELHDGALLTPA
- the typA gene encoding translational GTPase TypA gives rise to the protein MPVRTDLRNVAIVAHVDHGKTTMVDAMLWMSGAFGDHQHVDERAMDSGDLEREKGITILAKNTTVHYTGPAAAAQGAPDGVTINVIDTPGHADFGGEVERGLSMVDGVVLLVDASEGPLPQTRFVLRKALAAKLPVIVVVNKVDRPDARIAAVVAETTDLLLGLAGDLADEVPDLDLDAVLDVPVVYASAKARRASLEQPADGALPDNRDLEPLFETILATIPAPTYEADAPLQAHVTNLDASPFLGRLALLRIHNGELRKGQSVGWARRDGTVKPVRISELLRTVALDRVPTEVAHAGDIVAVAGIEEITIGESLVDLEDPRPLPLITVDDPAISMTIGINTSPLAGKVKGAKVTARQVKDRLDRELIGNVSLKILPTERPDAWEVQGRGELALAILVEQMRREGFELTVGKPQVVTKTIDGRTHEPMERMTIDVPEEFLGAVTQLLAQRKGRMETMSNHGTGWVRMEFVVPARGLIGFRTKFLTETRGTGIASSIAEGYEPWHGPIELRTNGSMVADRAGAVTPYAMINLQERGSFIVEPTSLVYEGQIVGESARGDDMDVNITKEKKLTNMRAAASDSFENLVPPRRLTLEESLEFANNDECVEVTPDAVRIRKVILDQTERAKAAARLRRA
- a CDS encoding ABC transporter ATP-binding protein, which codes for MTGEPDILCQGLVRIFSTEGVEVQALQGLDLRVDRGDVVAIVGASGSGKSTLLTILSGLDRPTGGTAVVAGTDLATMSRADRVHYQRHTVGFVWQQTSRNLLPYLTAAENIAVPLVLSGAKARAERVEELLELLGIEHCRDRRPEQLSGGEQQRTAIAVALANSPRVLLADEPTGELDDATSAEVLEALRGASERLGVTVLIVTHDPTVSEHVRRTVQIRDGRTATEVLRRTERDDSGAEVHVAEEFAVLDRAGRLQLPEEFVSALDLRERVRLALEPDHVGVWPDGSSRTSPPTASGRAGHEEERTDA
- a CDS encoding type IV toxin-antitoxin system AbiEi family antitoxin domain-containing protein, whose product is MGLVLDPPELPPIVVTSGLDAKAVRAMVRAGGFDRVRRGALTPRAEGGWQAQEREALARIAAVSRKLTNGAVVSHSSAALLHGLWLYRVPTVVHVTQRARANGHGAPDLRRHRGPFGDSSVTVVHGIRVSTIERTVVECARTMHPRDALVVADSALRALVRPDRVDREPVADHVAELRTRLTEMVGHGRGHGRRRARAVIAAADPFAESPMESVVRWVAVSRGLPTPTVQLEVRTRGGTFYADLGWEWTEQRPDGSRVVVLRVLVEYDGELKYLPELGLVRSHAEASAALVAEKRREDLVREDGVTRVLRVTRADLRDPDALAARLVAALPASVRRTLDPVPELVVPPRTRLV